In Flavobacterium endoglycinae, one DNA window encodes the following:
- a CDS encoding GxxExxY protein has translation MITKKYLTDLVYKVNGAAIEVHRKIGAGLLESIYHQCMIKELSLRGINFESELKIPVEYKGLQLESDLRCDLFIENCLVLELKAVDQIIPIHVAKLMSYMKLLESPIGLMINFNVTNIYHEGQKTYVNDLYRWLED, from the coding sequence ATGATCACAAAGAAATATTTGACTGATTTAGTTTACAAGGTAAATGGAGCGGCGATTGAAGTTCATAGAAAAATTGGGGCAGGACTTTTAGAAAGCATTTATCATCAATGCATGATTAAAGAACTTTCTTTAAGAGGAATCAATTTTGAATCAGAATTGAAGATTCCTGTTGAATATAAAGGGTTGCAATTAGAATCAGATTTAAGGTGTGATCTGTTTATAGAGAATTGTTTAGTTCTTGAATTAAAAGCAGTTGATCAAATTATTCCTATTCATGTCGCCAAACTAATGTCTTATATGAAACTCCTTGAATCTCCAATAGGGTTAATGATAAATTTTAATGTAACAAATATTTATCACGAAGGTCAAAAAACATATGTCAACGATTTATATCGCTGGCTTGAAGATTAA
- a CDS encoding SUF system Fe-S cluster assembly protein yields MEQEIDTNELGESIVRVLKGIYDPEIPVDIYELGLIYDVMVNTDYEVKILMTLTSPNCPVAESLPREVEEKVKTIENIKDVDVEITFDPPWSKDLMSEEAKLELGML; encoded by the coding sequence ATGGAACAAGAAATTGATACAAACGAATTAGGAGAATCAATCGTAAGAGTTTTAAAAGGCATTTACGATCCTGAAATCCCTGTAGATATTTATGAATTAGGATTAATTTACGACGTAATGGTAAACACAGATTACGAAGTAAAAATCTTAATGACCCTTACTTCTCCAAACTGTCCAGTTGCAGAAAGTTTACCAAGAGAAGTAGAAGAAAAAGTAAAAACAATCGAAAACATCAAAGATGTAGACGTTGAAATTACTTTCGATCCGCCTTGGAGCAAAGATTTAATGAGCGAAGAAGCGAAATTAGAATTAGGAATGCTTTAA
- a CDS encoding DUF2480 family protein, with amino-acid sequence MEEIINKVANSALEVFDLEDYYPKGMRTQIDISQWLLEGFLLKEKDFREHLKNHDWSQYQDQYVAVHCSTDAIIPAWALILVSVHLAPFAKKVVNGTIEDLDASLYEEILTTIDYSAYKGKPVIVKGCSRKPVPMRAYILATTYLQPFARSIMYGEACSAVPLYKESKK; translated from the coding sequence ATGGAAGAAATTATCAATAAAGTTGCCAATAGTGCTTTAGAAGTTTTTGATTTAGAAGATTATTATCCAAAAGGAATGCGTACGCAAATTGATATATCGCAATGGCTTTTGGAAGGATTTTTATTAAAAGAAAAAGACTTTAGAGAACATCTTAAAAATCATGATTGGTCACAATATCAAGATCAATATGTGGCTGTACATTGTAGTACCGATGCTATTATTCCTGCTTGGGCATTAATTTTAGTAAGCGTTCATTTAGCGCCTTTTGCCAAAAAAGTAGTGAACGGAACAATCGAAGATCTTGATGCAAGTCTTTATGAAGAAATTCTAACCACAATTGATTATTCTGCATACAAAGGCAAACCTGTCATTGTAAAAGGCTGTTCTAGAAAACCAGTTCCCATGAGAGCTTACATTTTAGCGACAACCTACTTGCAGCCATTTGCAAGAAGTATTATGTACGGCGAAGCGTGTTCCGCAGTACCATTATACAAAGAATCTAAGAAATAA